In Sphingomonas sp. PAMC26645, one DNA window encodes the following:
- the flgM gene encoding flagellar biosynthesis anti-sigma factor FlgM, with protein sequence MVDSIGAKPSVAGDRSVARIAAATPTTVVQTPVLPRQISVVPESIALAKSMAASPPIDASRVAAIKKAIATGTFPILPATIADRLMALRLDWNSNETA encoded by the coding sequence ATGGTGGACTCGATCGGCGCGAAGCCGTCAGTAGCAGGAGATCGTTCCGTCGCGCGCATCGCCGCGGCGACGCCGACGACGGTCGTACAGACGCCGGTTCTGCCCAGGCAGATTTCGGTGGTGCCGGAATCGATCGCGCTCGCCAAGTCGATGGCCGCCTCGCCGCCGATCGACGCGAGTCGCGTCGCCGCGATCAAGAAGGCGATCGCGACAGGCACCTTCCCGATCCTCCCCGCGACCATCGCCGATCGCCTGATGGCGCTTCGCCTGGACTGGAATTCCAATGAAACGGCGTGA
- a CDS encoding SDR family oxidoreductase, with amino-acid sequence MTALHGKIALVIGGTRGIGAAITRRLAADGASLAVIYRSRADDARQFVRGMEDGGRALFAVQADVSDATALRAAIDTVIARYGTVDILVNVAGMSENGTLASYADDAFDRVFAVNVRAPFIAAQRVAAAMSTGGRIITVGSIVADRAPGEGVTLYAASKSALAGMTRGLARDLGARGITANLVQPGPVDTERNPADGPNAEANRAPLAIRRHGTPDEVAGLVAYLASDEAGFITGAVYNIDGGWSA; translated from the coding sequence ATGACGGCATTGCACGGAAAGATCGCTTTGGTGATCGGCGGGACGCGCGGCATAGGGGCCGCGATCACACGCCGCCTCGCTGCCGATGGCGCGTCGCTGGCGGTGATCTATCGATCGCGTGCGGACGATGCGCGACAGTTCGTTCGCGGAATGGAGGACGGTGGACGCGCGCTCTTCGCGGTTCAGGCCGATGTGAGCGATGCCACCGCGTTGCGCGCCGCGATCGACACGGTGATCGCGCGCTACGGCACGGTCGATATCCTGGTGAACGTCGCGGGCATGTCTGAGAACGGCACGCTTGCGAGCTATGCCGACGATGCGTTCGACCGGGTGTTTGCGGTCAACGTCCGTGCGCCGTTCATTGCCGCGCAGCGGGTTGCAGCTGCGATGTCTACCGGCGGACGGATCATAACGGTCGGCAGCATCGTCGCCGACCGTGCGCCCGGCGAGGGCGTTACGCTCTATGCCGCCAGCAAATCGGCGCTTGCTGGCATGACCCGGGGTCTGGCGCGCGATCTCGGCGCGCGCGGCATCACCGCAAACCTGGTGCAGCCGGGACCGGTCGACACAGAACGCAATCCTGCCGACGGTCCCAATGCGGAGGCGAACAGGGCGCCGCTTGCAATCCGCCGGCACGGCACGCCCGACGAGGTGGCCGGGCTGGTCGCCTATCTCGCATCGGACGAAGCGGGGTTCATCACGGGCGCTGTGTATAACATCGACGGCGGCTGGAGCGCGTGA
- a CDS encoding flagellin, protein MTVIGTNVSALRATNASTKASNLLATSMERLSTGKRINSAKDDAAGLAISSSMTSQIKGMNQGVRNANDGISMAQTAEGALDEVSNNLQRMRELEVQKSNGTYSTSDIANIKTEQDALAKQISNVLTNTTFNGVKLFDGKPGATANDPTVAKTVNIQAGANAADAISLNLGTSLSEVATGTGASLTGGGVGTVVVATTANSTTTIASGGTLQNYDDAISLVSNRRASLGASQNQLQSAVNNLTSNATNLSDAKSRIEDTDFSAETTALAKAQILSQASTAMLSQANQSQQSVLKLLG, encoded by the coding sequence ATGACTGTCATCGGCACGAACGTTTCCGCGCTGCGCGCGACCAATGCCTCGACCAAGGCGTCGAACCTGCTCGCAACTTCGATGGAGCGGCTGTCGACCGGCAAGCGCATCAATTCGGCCAAGGACGATGCAGCCGGCCTCGCCATTTCGTCGTCGATGACGTCGCAGATCAAGGGCATGAATCAGGGCGTCCGCAACGCGAACGACGGCATCTCGATGGCACAGACCGCTGAGGGCGCGCTCGACGAGGTCAGCAACAACCTGCAGCGCATGCGCGAGCTGGAAGTGCAGAAGAGCAACGGCACTTATTCGACCAGCGACATCGCCAACATCAAGACCGAGCAGGATGCGCTCGCCAAGCAGATCTCGAACGTGCTGACCAACACAACGTTCAACGGCGTGAAGCTGTTCGACGGCAAGCCCGGCGCAACCGCCAACGACCCTACGGTTGCCAAGACGGTCAATATCCAGGCGGGTGCAAACGCCGCTGATGCGATTAGCCTCAATCTCGGGACAAGCCTGAGTGAGGTCGCAACCGGCACGGGCGCCTCGTTGACTGGCGGCGGTGTAGGCACCGTCGTTGTCGCCACGACGGCCAACAGCACCACGACCATCGCTTCGGGCGGCACGCTTCAGAACTACGACGACGCGATCTCGCTCGTCTCGAACCGTCGTGCCTCGCTTGGCGCGTCGCAGAACCAGCTGCAGTCGGCGGTCAACAACTTGACCTCGAACGCGACCAACCTGTCGGACGCGAAGAGCCGTATCGAAGATACCGACTTCTCGGCAGAGACCACCGCGCTCGCCAAGGCACAGATCCTGAGCCAGGCATCGACCGCGATGCTGAGCCAGGCGAACCAGAGCCAGCAGAGCGTGCTGAAGCTTCTGGGTTAA
- a CDS encoding FliA/WhiG family RNA polymerase sigma factor has translation MSALPMRGAFEDAQPLTYRPHQRPGGDADQLVKQHLPLVRRIAWHVHGSMSSSVEVEDLIQVGLVALVEAAANFDERGMPFKTYLITRLRGSMIDELRRQATSTRGAMRRRRQYAEAISTLTARTGKAPGEDIIADHIGVTIEKLRTDYVTADSIRFDSIDEMYADDLPWFADDTPDAFEQLADSDMREALIAAITALPEREAQVIQLYYVEELNLEEIGEVFGVGSARVCQIKASAHAKLKKALARAL, from the coding sequence ATGAGCGCCCTCCCGATGCGCGGCGCCTTCGAAGACGCCCAACCCTTGACCTATCGGCCCCATCAACGCCCCGGCGGCGACGCGGACCAGCTCGTCAAACAGCATCTCCCGCTGGTCCGCCGGATCGCCTGGCACGTCCACGGCAGCATGAGCAGCAGCGTCGAGGTCGAGGATCTGATCCAGGTCGGCCTCGTGGCACTGGTCGAAGCCGCGGCGAATTTCGACGAGCGCGGCATGCCGTTCAAGACCTACCTGATCACCCGCCTGCGCGGCAGCATGATCGACGAACTCCGCCGCCAGGCGACGTCGACGCGAGGCGCAATGCGCCGCCGCCGCCAGTACGCCGAGGCCATCTCGACGCTGACCGCCCGCACCGGCAAGGCTCCCGGAGAAGACATAATCGCAGACCATATCGGCGTCACGATCGAGAAACTCCGCACGGACTACGTCACCGCCGACTCGATCCGCTTCGACTCGATCGACGAGATGTATGCGGACGACCTCCCCTGGTTCGCCGACGACACCCCGGACGCGTTCGAGCAGCTCGCCGACAGCGACATGCGCGAAGCCCTGATCGCCGCGATCACCGCCTTGCCGGAACGCGAAGCGCAAGTGATCCAGCTCTATTACGTCGAGGAACTCAACCTCGAGGAGATCGGCGAAGTCTTCGGTGTCGGTTCGGCCCGCGTCTGCCAGATCAAGGCGTCCGCGCATGCGAAACTGAAGAAGGCACTCGCCCGAGCGCTATAG
- a CDS encoding lytic transglycosylase domain-containing protein: MTVNPITTGRIQSAIALASSKTGVDFDYLLGQAKLESGLNANAKAGTSSASGLYQFIEQSWLSVVKKHGAEHGMAWAANSIGQSSSGRLSVGDAGTKAAILALRNDPNAASLMAAEYASDNKASLEGTLNRPASGTDLYMAHFMGLGGATKFLKTMQANPQASGAALFPAAARANHNVFYDSHNQPRTLSAIYDRFADKLGGAAAGASATATPANYAAQALELGGDMNGSTVITGNNESADDALAWATTAMGRFTGKTTQAAASILRPTPDTARLAYMMLARLGG; the protein is encoded by the coding sequence ATGACCGTCAATCCTATCACTACCGGCCGGATCCAATCCGCGATCGCGCTTGCGAGCAGCAAGACGGGCGTGGATTTCGACTATCTGCTGGGCCAGGCGAAGCTCGAGAGCGGGCTCAACGCCAACGCCAAGGCCGGCACGTCGAGCGCATCCGGTCTCTACCAGTTCATCGAACAAAGCTGGCTCTCCGTCGTCAAGAAGCACGGCGCGGAGCACGGCATGGCGTGGGCCGCGAACAGCATCGGCCAGTCGTCGAGCGGCCGCCTCTCGGTCGGCGATGCCGGCACCAAGGCGGCGATCCTCGCGCTGCGCAACGATCCCAACGCCGCCTCGCTGATGGCCGCCGAATACGCCTCGGACAACAAGGCGTCGCTCGAAGGCACGCTGAACCGCCCTGCGTCCGGCACCGATCTCTACATGGCGCACTTCATGGGTCTCGGCGGCGCGACCAAGTTCCTCAAGACGATGCAGGCCAACCCGCAGGCGAGCGGCGCGGCGCTGTTCCCCGCTGCCGCCCGCGCGAACCACAACGTCTTCTACGATTCGCACAATCAGCCGCGCACGCTGTCGGCGATCTACGACCGCTTCGCCGACAAGCTCGGCGGTGCCGCCGCCGGGGCAAGCGCGACCGCGACGCCCGCCAACTACGCCGCGCAGGCGCTCGAGCTGGGGGGCGACATGAACGGCAGCACGGTCATCACCGGCAACAACGAAAGCGCCGACGACGCGCTGGCGTGGGCGACCACCGCGATGGGCAGGTTCACCGGCAAGACGACGCAGGCCGCCGCCAGCATCCTGCGCCCGACCCCCGACACCGCGCGCCTAGCGTACATGATGCTCGCACGGCTGGGCGGCTAA
- the flhA gene encoding flagellar biosynthesis protein FlhA gives MNRILSNARASVLPLAILLLVLVMVVPIPAFMLDIFFVANIAISLAVLMVALNAQKPLDFSAFPTVLLFATLFRLGLNVASTRIVLVHGHEGESAAGHVIEAFGTFLIGGDYVVGIFVFAILMIINMIVVTKGAGRVSEVSARFTLDALPGKQMAIDADLNAGLITPDEAKARRVEVSTEADFYGSMDGSSKFVKGDAVAAMLILAANIIGGLILGPVSHGMTIADAAHNYILLAIGDALVAQLPSLMLSIAAASIVTRVTSDKDLAGQIGGQFGSPRTWTPVAVILALLGILPGMPHMVILPAAAIAGFAAWKLRQIERRPAPVVVVPVETIDQSKIGWEEVTDGMQVNLDIGYGLVPLADERRGSPLMGRITGVRRQLSKELGFVVPQVRVRDDINLAPYVYRILVNGVVVGEDTVSPDEMLALDTGQAFGDLFGKKVKDPTFGLDATWVDAGDADAATGAGYLVVDPGTVMATHLNHLLGQNAAELLGQDEVQALLDGLKERAAQLVAALAPLPITTLTQVLKGLLAENVPLKEFRRIAGAIAVAAQRTQDAEEIIETIRPELGALIIQKLCGVREPLRVMTLEGQLEGLLGQAMRADQSRRHVIEPDLGRRIVEALQRAAEPLIAEAKPFALVVQPTIRIAIRKLVRTCLPDTPVMSFFEVPEEKAVEVVAVIGASQQALAA, from the coding sequence ATGAACCGCATCCTCTCCAATGCGCGCGCGTCGGTCCTGCCGCTCGCGATCCTGCTGCTCGTGCTCGTCATGGTCGTGCCGATCCCGGCATTCATGCTCGACATCTTCTTCGTGGCGAACATCGCGATCAGCCTCGCGGTGCTGATGGTCGCGCTCAACGCGCAGAAGCCGCTCGATTTCTCCGCCTTCCCGACCGTTCTCCTGTTCGCCACCCTCTTCCGCCTAGGCCTCAACGTCGCCTCGACCCGCATCGTGCTGGTCCATGGCCACGAGGGCGAAAGCGCGGCGGGTCACGTCATCGAGGCGTTCGGCACGTTCCTGATCGGCGGCGATTACGTCGTCGGCATCTTCGTGTTCGCGATCCTGATGATCATCAACATGATCGTCGTGACCAAGGGCGCCGGCCGCGTGTCCGAAGTCAGCGCGCGCTTCACGCTCGACGCGCTCCCCGGCAAGCAGATGGCGATCGACGCCGACCTCAACGCGGGCCTCATCACCCCCGACGAAGCGAAAGCACGCCGCGTCGAAGTCTCGACCGAAGCCGATTTCTACGGCTCGATGGACGGCTCGTCGAAGTTCGTGAAGGGCGATGCGGTCGCCGCCATGCTGATCCTCGCCGCCAACATCATCGGCGGCCTGATCCTCGGCCCCGTCAGCCACGGCATGACGATCGCCGACGCCGCACACAATTACATCCTGCTCGCGATCGGCGACGCGCTCGTCGCGCAGCTGCCGAGCCTGATGCTGTCGATCGCGGCCGCCTCGATCGTCACGCGCGTCACCTCCGACAAGGATCTCGCCGGCCAGATCGGCGGCCAGTTCGGGTCGCCCCGCACCTGGACACCCGTCGCAGTGATCCTCGCGCTGCTCGGCATCCTGCCCGGCATGCCGCACATGGTGATCCTGCCCGCCGCGGCGATCGCCGGGTTCGCCGCGTGGAAGCTGCGTCAGATCGAGCGCCGCCCTGCCCCCGTCGTGGTCGTCCCCGTCGAGACGATCGACCAGTCGAAGATCGGCTGGGAGGAAGTTACGGATGGCATGCAGGTCAATCTCGACATCGGCTACGGCCTGGTGCCGCTCGCCGACGAGCGTCGCGGCTCGCCGTTGATGGGACGGATCACCGGCGTCCGTCGCCAGCTGTCGAAGGAACTCGGCTTCGTCGTGCCGCAGGTCCGCGTCCGCGACGACATCAACCTCGCGCCGTACGTCTACCGCATCCTCGTCAACGGCGTCGTCGTCGGCGAGGACACCGTGTCGCCCGACGAGATGCTCGCGCTCGATACGGGGCAGGCGTTCGGCGACCTGTTCGGCAAGAAGGTCAAGGATCCGACCTTCGGGCTCGACGCGACCTGGGTCGATGCAGGCGACGCCGATGCCGCGACCGGTGCGGGTTATCTCGTGGTCGATCCCGGCACGGTGATGGCGACGCATCTCAACCATCTGCTCGGCCAGAACGCGGCCGAACTGCTTGGCCAGGACGAGGTGCAGGCACTGCTCGACGGCCTCAAGGAGCGCGCCGCGCAACTGGTCGCCGCACTCGCGCCGCTGCCGATCACGACGCTGACGCAGGTCCTGAAAGGCCTGCTCGCGGAGAACGTGCCGCTCAAGGAATTCCGCCGCATTGCAGGGGCCATCGCGGTCGCCGCGCAGCGTACGCAGGACGCCGAGGAGATCATCGAGACGATCCGTCCCGAGCTCGGCGCGCTCATCATCCAGAAACTGTGCGGCGTGCGCGAACCGCTGCGCGTCATGACGTTGGAGGGTCAATTGGAAGGTCTGCTCGGCCAGGCGATGCGCGCCGATCAATCGCGCCGCCACGTCATCGAACCCGATCTCGGCCGCCGCATCGTCGAGGCGCTGCAACGCGCCGCCGAGCCGCTGATCGCGGAGGCGAAACCGTTCGCGCTGGTCGTCCAGCCGACCATCCGCATCGCGATCCGCAAGCTCGTGCGGACGTGCCTGCCCGATACGCCGGTCATGTCGTTCTTCGAAGTACCCGAGGAGAAGGCGGTCGAAGTCGTCGCGGTCATCGGTGCCTCGCAACAGGCGCTGGCGGCATGA